The Lycium barbarum isolate Lr01 chromosome 9, ASM1917538v2, whole genome shotgun sequence genome has a segment encoding these proteins:
- the LOC132609150 gene encoding pentatricopeptide repeat-containing protein At1g09900 isoform X2: MRHPLVKEACRLIERQSSWTPKLEIELRRLLRCMKPQQICAVLKSQSDERVALKFFYWADQQWRYRHDPLVYYVMLQLLSRTKLCQGAKRILKLMARRRIPRRPEDFGCVMVAFSRAEHLRKAMQILNVMQRAGVEPDLSICNTAIYVLVKGDKIEKALKFLERMQLVGISPNVVTYNCLIKGYCDVHRVEDALELISEMPYKGCYPDKVSYYTLIAFFCKQKQIDEVKESVEKMAKDSNLLPDQVTYNTIIHMLSKHGHADEALGFLTEAEERGFRVDKVGYSAVVNSFCEEGRLDKAKELVNEMIAKGCFPDVVTYTAVLNGFCLAGRIDEAKKLLQHMYKHGCKPNTVTYTALLNGLCQSGRSTEAREMMSMCEESWWRPNAITFSVVMHGYRREGKLSEACDVGREMIGKGFFPSPVEINLIIRSLCQEGRADEAKCFMVECLKKGCAVNVVNFTTVIHGFCQKNELDAALSVLDDMYLINKHPDAVTYTTLIDGLGKQGRMEEAIDMANKMLHRGVLPTAVTYRTVIHRFCQQRRVDDLLKLLERMLSRQGCKTAYNQVIEKFCGLGYPDEAYKLLGKVLRTASRVDANTCHILIESYLKEGSPLSSYKVACRMFHRNLIPDLKLCDKVKDRLMQDGRVEEADKLMLRFVERGRSLPQLQRA, encoded by the coding sequence atgagaCATCCTTTAGTTAAGGAAGCATGTAGATTAATTGAACGTCAGTCGTCTTGGACTCCGAAGCTTGAAATTGAATTGAGGCGTTTGCTAAGATGTATGAAGCCTCAGCAAATTTGTGCTGTGTTGAAGTCTCAATCAGATGAAAGAGTTGCTTTGAAATTCTTTTATTGGGCAGACCAGCAGTGGCGATACCGACATGATCCTCTTGTTTATTATGTGATGCTTCAGCTTTTAAGCAGGACAAAGTTGTGCCAAGGAGCTAAGCGCATTCTTAAGCTGATGGCACGTAGAAGAATTCCGCGGAGACCTGAAGATTTCGGTTGTGTGATGGTTGCTTTTAGTCGAGCTGAACATTTAAGGAAAGCAATGCAGATCCTGAATGTGATGCAAAGAGCAGGAGTTGAGCCTGATTTGTCTATATGCAACACCGCAATTTATGTTTTGGTGAAGGGGGATAAAATCGAGAAAGCGTTAAAGTTTTTGGAGCGGATGCAACTAGTTGGGATATCACCAAATGTTGTTACATACAATTGCTTAATCAAAGGTTATTGTGATGTGCATCGAGTTGAAGATGCGTTAGAGCTGATTTCTGAAATGCCGTATAAGGGCTGTTATCCGGATAAAGTTAGTTACTATACTTTGATCGCGTTCTTTTGCAAGCAGAAACAAATTGATGAAGTGAAAGAATCGGTGGAGAAAATGGCTAAAGATAGTAATTTATTGCCTGATCAGGTTACTTATAACACTATTATACATATGCTTTCGAAGCACGGTCATGCTGATGAAGCTTTAGGTTTCTTAACGGAGGCTGAAGAAAGAGGATTCCGAGTGGATAAAGTGGGTTATAGTGCTGTTGTAAACTCATTCTGTGAAGAAGGAAGACTAGATAAGGCGAAGGAACTGGTCAATGAAATGATTGCCAAAGGATGTTTTCCTGATGTGGTTACTTATACTGCAGTTCTAAACGGATTTTGCCTTGCAGGGAGAATTGATGAAGCAAAAAAGTTGCTCCAACATATGTACAAACATGGTTGCAAGCCAAACACTGTAACATACACGGCCCTGCTAAACGGGCTTTGCCAGAGTGGAAGGTCTACCGAGGCAAGAGAGATGATGAGCATGTGTGAGGAGTCATGGTGGAGACCTAATGCTATTACATTTAGTGTGGTAATGCATGGGTATCGTAGGGAAGGTAAACTGTCTGAAGCTTGTGATGTAGGTAGGGAAATGATCGGAAAGGGCTTTTTCCCTTCTCCGGTTGAAATTAACCTGATAATTCGATCTCTTTGCCAAGAGGGACGAGCAGATGAAGCAAAGTGTTTTATGGTAGAATGTCTGAAGAAAGGATGCGCTGTTAATGTGGTGAATTTCACCACTGTAATTCACGGTTTCTGTCAAAAGAATGAGTTGGATGCTGCTCTTTCTGTCCTTGATGACATGTATTTAATCAACAAACACCCCGATGCCGTCACATATACAACACTAATAGACGGATTAGGAAAACAAGGAAGGATGGAAGAGGCTATCGATATGGCTAATAAAATGCTTCATAGGGGTGTGCTTCCCACTGCTGTGACATATCGTACAGTCATCCATCGATTTTGTCAGCAACGTAGGGTGGACGATCTGTTGAAATTACTAGAGAGGATGCTTTCAAGACAGGGGTGCAAGACTGCTTATAATCAGGTTATTGAAAAATTCTGTGGTTTAGGATATCCTGATGAGGCTTATAAGCTATTGGGAAAGGTCCTCAGGACAGCTTCAAGAGTTGATGCAAATACCTGCCACATTCTTATAGAGAGCTACTTAAAGGAAGGGAGCCCTCTTTCATCATATAAGGTGGCTTGTCGAATGTTCCACCGGAATCTGATTCCTGACTTAAAGCTCTGTGACAAGGTGAAGGATAGATTGATGCAAGATGGCAGAGTAGAAGAGGCGGATAAGCTCATGTTGCGCTTTGTCGAGCGTGGCCGTAGCTTGCCTCAGCTTCAGAGGGCTTGA
- the LOC132609150 gene encoding pentatricopeptide repeat-containing protein At1g09900 isoform X1: MLFKSNIFSRIRGTSPMHRKLCKILWFGSCNHHFYVEFPGKIGTCRDPFAYNGVIIALFSSWSCRSDSPRFNHNPKLYSQNADSDYIGNGYVVKEEMGSKDSKVRFSDTSFDDDDGKNCSYKDSASSCRFDNVDEFDESENEDGGVDLDCIDDDEFKVLDSFGKSQKQVNRVEDVGISRRIEDEMRHPLVKEACRLIERQSSWTPKLEIELRRLLRCMKPQQICAVLKSQSDERVALKFFYWADQQWRYRHDPLVYYVMLQLLSRTKLCQGAKRILKLMARRRIPRRPEDFGCVMVAFSRAEHLRKAMQILNVMQRAGVEPDLSICNTAIYVLVKGDKIEKALKFLERMQLVGISPNVVTYNCLIKGYCDVHRVEDALELISEMPYKGCYPDKVSYYTLIAFFCKQKQIDEVKESVEKMAKDSNLLPDQVTYNTIIHMLSKHGHADEALGFLTEAEERGFRVDKVGYSAVVNSFCEEGRLDKAKELVNEMIAKGCFPDVVTYTAVLNGFCLAGRIDEAKKLLQHMYKHGCKPNTVTYTALLNGLCQSGRSTEAREMMSMCEESWWRPNAITFSVVMHGYRREGKLSEACDVGREMIGKGFFPSPVEINLIIRSLCQEGRADEAKCFMVECLKKGCAVNVVNFTTVIHGFCQKNELDAALSVLDDMYLINKHPDAVTYTTLIDGLGKQGRMEEAIDMANKMLHRGVLPTAVTYRTVIHRFCQQRRVDDLLKLLERMLSRQGCKTAYNQVIEKFCGLGYPDEAYKLLGKVLRTASRVDANTCHILIESYLKEGSPLSSYKVACRMFHRNLIPDLKLCDKVKDRLMQDGRVEEADKLMLRFVERGRSLPQLQRA; the protein is encoded by the coding sequence ATGTTGTTCAAGTCGAATATATTCTCTAGAATTAGAGGAACCTCGCCTATGCATAGAAAACTTTGCAAGATTCTTTGGTTTGGTTCATGTAATCATCATTTTTATGTTGAATTTCCTGGAAAAATTGGAACTTGTAGAGACCCATTTGCTTATAATGGAGTAATTATTGCGTTATTTTCTTCATGGTCATGTAGAAGTGATAGCCCTAGATTTAATCACAACCCTAAATTATACTCACAAAATGCTGATTCTGATTATATTGGAAATGGGTATGTTGTGAAAGAAGAAATGGGTTCTAAAGATAGTAAAGTAAGATTTTCTGACACTTcttttgatgatgatgatggaaaAAATTGCAGTTATAAAGATAGTGCTAGTAGTTGTAGGTTTGACAATGTGGATGAGTTTGACGAGTCAGAAAATGAAGATGGAGGAGTTGATTTGGactgtattgatgatgatgagtttaaggtTTTGGATTCATTTGGTAAAAGTCAAAAGCAAGTTAACAGGGTAGAAGATGTTGGCATTTCTAGAAGaattgaagatgaaatgagaCATCCTTTAGTTAAGGAAGCATGTAGATTAATTGAACGTCAGTCGTCTTGGACTCCGAAGCTTGAAATTGAATTGAGGCGTTTGCTAAGATGTATGAAGCCTCAGCAAATTTGTGCTGTGTTGAAGTCTCAATCAGATGAAAGAGTTGCTTTGAAATTCTTTTATTGGGCAGACCAGCAGTGGCGATACCGACATGATCCTCTTGTTTATTATGTGATGCTTCAGCTTTTAAGCAGGACAAAGTTGTGCCAAGGAGCTAAGCGCATTCTTAAGCTGATGGCACGTAGAAGAATTCCGCGGAGACCTGAAGATTTCGGTTGTGTGATGGTTGCTTTTAGTCGAGCTGAACATTTAAGGAAAGCAATGCAGATCCTGAATGTGATGCAAAGAGCAGGAGTTGAGCCTGATTTGTCTATATGCAACACCGCAATTTATGTTTTGGTGAAGGGGGATAAAATCGAGAAAGCGTTAAAGTTTTTGGAGCGGATGCAACTAGTTGGGATATCACCAAATGTTGTTACATACAATTGCTTAATCAAAGGTTATTGTGATGTGCATCGAGTTGAAGATGCGTTAGAGCTGATTTCTGAAATGCCGTATAAGGGCTGTTATCCGGATAAAGTTAGTTACTATACTTTGATCGCGTTCTTTTGCAAGCAGAAACAAATTGATGAAGTGAAAGAATCGGTGGAGAAAATGGCTAAAGATAGTAATTTATTGCCTGATCAGGTTACTTATAACACTATTATACATATGCTTTCGAAGCACGGTCATGCTGATGAAGCTTTAGGTTTCTTAACGGAGGCTGAAGAAAGAGGATTCCGAGTGGATAAAGTGGGTTATAGTGCTGTTGTAAACTCATTCTGTGAAGAAGGAAGACTAGATAAGGCGAAGGAACTGGTCAATGAAATGATTGCCAAAGGATGTTTTCCTGATGTGGTTACTTATACTGCAGTTCTAAACGGATTTTGCCTTGCAGGGAGAATTGATGAAGCAAAAAAGTTGCTCCAACATATGTACAAACATGGTTGCAAGCCAAACACTGTAACATACACGGCCCTGCTAAACGGGCTTTGCCAGAGTGGAAGGTCTACCGAGGCAAGAGAGATGATGAGCATGTGTGAGGAGTCATGGTGGAGACCTAATGCTATTACATTTAGTGTGGTAATGCATGGGTATCGTAGGGAAGGTAAACTGTCTGAAGCTTGTGATGTAGGTAGGGAAATGATCGGAAAGGGCTTTTTCCCTTCTCCGGTTGAAATTAACCTGATAATTCGATCTCTTTGCCAAGAGGGACGAGCAGATGAAGCAAAGTGTTTTATGGTAGAATGTCTGAAGAAAGGATGCGCTGTTAATGTGGTGAATTTCACCACTGTAATTCACGGTTTCTGTCAAAAGAATGAGTTGGATGCTGCTCTTTCTGTCCTTGATGACATGTATTTAATCAACAAACACCCCGATGCCGTCACATATACAACACTAATAGACGGATTAGGAAAACAAGGAAGGATGGAAGAGGCTATCGATATGGCTAATAAAATGCTTCATAGGGGTGTGCTTCCCACTGCTGTGACATATCGTACAGTCATCCATCGATTTTGTCAGCAACGTAGGGTGGACGATCTGTTGAAATTACTAGAGAGGATGCTTTCAAGACAGGGGTGCAAGACTGCTTATAATCAGGTTATTGAAAAATTCTGTGGTTTAGGATATCCTGATGAGGCTTATAAGCTATTGGGAAAGGTCCTCAGGACAGCTTCAAGAGTTGATGCAAATACCTGCCACATTCTTATAGAGAGCTACTTAAAGGAAGGGAGCCCTCTTTCATCATATAAGGTGGCTTGTCGAATGTTCCACCGGAATCTGATTCCTGACTTAAAGCTCTGTGACAAGGTGAAGGATAGATTGATGCAAGATGGCAGAGTAGAAGAGGCGGATAAGCTCATGTTGCGCTTTGTCGAGCGTGGCCGTAGCTTGCCTCAGCTTCAGAGGGCTTGA